One window of Desulfarculus baarsii DSM 2075 genomic DNA carries:
- a CDS encoding C40 family peptidase: MTIAEETLRPGDVLLYRGEGLISWAIRLFDNSEVNHAGLYLGQATVGEALPQGLARQGLAQSVEGSQIWVRRLSSRPETMEPVLEKARDYLDQGQRYAYEQILMLALLSIVRNIPQAPIVAELVDGLLRKGLALLARLVAGQREPMICSEFVFRCHDEADPALEDPYVIEVAQRRQAGPAPMGARGLGLKAPTPVGGGAHPRSLLALAQAAPARSWLTKGVSQARFLGDEPEPTDAELGQLLGQYQRQLGHDPDAAWREARPTVTFADLDGIMHKFGDRLRRAVDPAHAPARGMPRTSALAWLGQYAQANFVTPGDLLKSPSLFTVPDIPAR; this comes from the coding sequence ATGACCATTGCCGAGGAAACGCTGCGCCCGGGCGACGTGCTGCTTTATCGTGGCGAGGGCTTGATCTCGTGGGCCATCAGGCTCTTCGATAACTCCGAGGTCAACCACGCCGGGCTTTATCTGGGCCAGGCCACCGTCGGCGAGGCCTTGCCCCAGGGCTTGGCGCGCCAAGGCCTGGCCCAGAGCGTGGAGGGCAGCCAGATCTGGGTGCGGCGGCTGAGTTCGCGGCCGGAGACGATGGAGCCCGTGCTGGAAAAGGCCCGCGACTATCTGGACCAGGGCCAGCGCTACGCCTACGAGCAGATACTCATGCTGGCGCTGTTGTCCATCGTCAGAAACATCCCCCAGGCCCCGATCGTGGCGGAGCTGGTCGACGGGCTGTTGCGCAAGGGCTTGGCCTTGCTGGCCCGCTTGGTGGCCGGGCAGAGGGAGCCCATGATCTGCTCGGAGTTTGTTTTCCGCTGCCACGACGAGGCCGACCCGGCCCTGGAAGATCCCTACGTCATCGAGGTGGCCCAGCGTCGTCAGGCCGGCCCGGCGCCGATGGGCGCGCGGGGCCTGGGCTTGAAGGCCCCGACGCCGGTGGGCGGTGGGGCCCATCCGCGCAGCCTGCTGGCCCTGGCCCAGGCCGCGCCGGCCCGCTCTTGGCTGACCAAGGGCGTGAGCCAGGCGCGTTTCCTGGGCGACGAACCCGAGCCCACCGACGCCGAGCTGGGCCAGCTCCTGGGCCAGTACCAGCGTCAACTCGGCCACGACCCTGACGCGGCGTGGCGGGAGGCGCGGCCGACGGTGACCTTCGCCGATCTGGACGGGATCATGCACAAGTTCGGCGACAGGCTCCGCCGCGCCGTGGACCCGGCCCACGCGCCGGCCAGGGGGATGCCGCGCACCTCGGCCCTGGCCTGGCTGGGCCAATACGCCCAGGCCAACTTCGTCACGCCGGGCGATTTGCTCAAAAGCCCCAGCCTGTTCACGGTGCCGGATATCCCAGCCAGGTAG
- a CDS encoding anaerobic nitric oxide reductase flavorubredoxin, giving the protein MAFDVCPNVRWVGQIDWELRKFHGEEYTTKRGSTYNSYLVRDGKTALIDTVWGPFGDQFVENLRREIDLNELDFVVANHAESDHSGALPALMKLIPDKPVYCTANAVKSLKGHYHADWNFQVVKTGQRLSLGRMELVFIEAPMLHWPDSMFCYLTEAGVLFSNDAFGQHVAAQRPFNDLVDQCELYQEAIKYYANILTPFSKMVAKKIEEVVGFNLPVNMICPSHGVIWRDDPLQIVNQYAKWAADYQENQVTVIYDTMWNGTRRMAEAIAQGLSQADERVTVKVCNCARGDWNDIITEVFRSKAIVVGSPTMNRGLLHAVAGLLEMIRGLQFKNKKAAAFGAYGWSGESVKLIAGRLQEAGFALVDDGLREMWNPDQPALERCLDYGRSLAAKFD; this is encoded by the coding sequence ATGGCTTTTGATGTCTGCCCCAACGTGCGCTGGGTCGGCCAGATCGACTGGGAACTGCGCAAATTTCACGGCGAGGAGTACACCACCAAACGCGGTTCGACCTATAACTCCTATCTGGTGCGCGACGGCAAAACCGCCTTGATCGACACCGTATGGGGGCCCTTCGGCGATCAGTTCGTGGAAAACCTGCGCCGCGAGATCGACCTCAACGAGCTGGACTTTGTCGTCGCCAACCACGCCGAATCCGACCACAGCGGCGCGTTGCCCGCCCTGATGAAGCTCATCCCCGACAAGCCCGTTTATTGCACGGCCAACGCCGTCAAGTCGCTCAAGGGCCACTATCACGCCGATTGGAATTTCCAGGTGGTCAAGACCGGCCAGCGCCTGAGCCTGGGCCGGATGGAGCTGGTTTTCATCGAGGCCCCCATGCTGCACTGGCCCGACAGCATGTTCTGCTACCTGACCGAGGCCGGCGTGCTTTTCAGCAACGACGCCTTTGGTCAGCACGTGGCCGCCCAGCGGCCCTTCAACGACTTGGTCGATCAATGCGAACTTTATCAAGAGGCCATCAAGTACTACGCCAACATCCTCACGCCCTTCAGCAAGATGGTGGCCAAAAAGATCGAGGAAGTGGTGGGCTTCAACCTGCCGGTGAACATGATCTGCCCCAGCCACGGCGTGATCTGGCGTGACGACCCCTTGCAGATCGTCAATCAATACGCCAAGTGGGCCGCCGATTATCAGGAAAATCAAGTCACGGTGATCTACGACACCATGTGGAACGGCACCCGCCGCATGGCCGAGGCCATCGCCCAGGGCCTGAGCCAGGCCGACGAGCGGGTGACGGTCAAGGTCTGCAACTGCGCGCGGGGCGACTGGAACGACATCATCACCGAGGTCTTCCGCTCCAAGGCCATCGTCGTTGGTTCGCCGACGATGAACCGGGGCCTGCTGCACGCCGTGGCCGGCCTGCTGGAGATGATCCGCGGCTTGCAGTTCAAGAACAAAAAGGCCGCCGCTTTCGGGGCCTACGGTTGGAGCGGCGAGAGCGTCAAGCTGATCGCCGGCCGCCTGCAAGAGGCTGGCTTCGCGCTGGTCGACGATGGCCTGCGCGAGATGTGGAACCCGGACCAGCCGGCCCTGGAGCGCTGCCTGGACTACGGCCGGAGCCTGGCCGCCAAGTTCGACTGA
- a CDS encoding cupin domain-containing protein encodes MKHVALFTEGKFRPEAMSKLLVHDSPHFKIINFNFEPGQELPVHSHDIEGQLSIVILEGQGEFLAKDGVLPAAAGDVLISDIAEPHGLRAKTRLRALVTIAPPI; translated from the coding sequence ATGAAACACGTGGCGCTGTTCACCGAGGGCAAATTCCGGCCCGAGGCCATGAGCAAGCTGCTGGTCCACGATTCGCCTCACTTCAAGATCATCAACTTCAACTTCGAGCCGGGCCAGGAACTGCCCGTGCACTCCCACGACATCGAGGGGCAACTGAGCATCGTCATCCTGGAGGGCCAGGGCGAGTTTCTGGCCAAGGACGGCGTGCTGCCCGCCGCGGCCGGCGACGTGCTGATCAGCGACATCGCCGAGCCCCACGGCCTGCGGGCCAAGACCCGCCTGCGCGCCCTGGTCACCATTGCCCCGCCCATCTGA
- a CDS encoding tetratricopeptide repeat protein, producing the protein MCRAKRIINLHRSGMAACQSGDLDGALGKLKQALEEVRQIGLECYQVKIMNNLGIVLELKGDCRAAREHYRAAHGMARGKLGPNSRLCQVVGTNLARVS; encoded by the coding sequence ATGTGCAGAGCCAAAAGAATCATCAACCTGCATCGCAGCGGCATGGCCGCCTGCCAGAGCGGCGACCTGGACGGGGCGCTGGGCAAGCTCAAGCAAGCCCTGGAGGAGGTCCGCCAGATCGGCCTGGAGTGCTATCAGGTCAAGATCATGAACAATCTTGGCATCGTCTTAGAACTGAAAGGTGATTGCCGCGCCGCCAGGGAGCACTACCGCGCCGCCCACGGCATGGCCCGGGGCAAGCTGGGGCCGAACTCGCGGCTGTGCCAGGTGGTGGGGACAAATCTGGCGCGGGTTTCCTGA
- a CDS encoding flavodoxin, with the protein MAKALIVFGSTTGNTESVAHVIAKAVAENKIEAKVKNVTSVSKSDFSAAYDVFILGSSTWGDDEIELQEDFAEFYETMDDLDLDGKKVAVFGCGDKSYEHFCGAVDAIEGKCKSLGADVVVSGLKIDGDPDDYADDVIDWANSVASSL; encoded by the coding sequence ATGGCAAAAGCCCTGATCGTCTTTGGCTCCACCACCGGCAACACCGAAAGCGTGGCCCACGTCATCGCCAAGGCCGTGGCCGAGAACAAAATAGAGGCCAAGGTCAAGAACGTGACCTCGGTGAGCAAAAGTGACTTTTCGGCCGCCTACGACGTGTTCATCCTGGGCAGCTCGACCTGGGGCGACGACGAAATCGAGTTGCAGGAAGACTTCGCCGAGTTTTACGAGACCATGGACGATCTGGACCTGGACGGCAAGAAGGTGGCCGTGTTCGGCTGCGGCGACAAGAGCTACGAGCATTTCTGCGGGGCGGTGGACGCCATCGAGGGCAAGTGCAAGTCCCTGGGGGCCGATGTCGTCGTCAGCGGCCTGAAGATCGACGGCGACCCCGACGACTACGCCGACGACGTCATCGACTGGGCCAACAGCGTGGCCAGCTCGCTCTAG
- a CDS encoding DUF4198 domain-containing protein — translation MKKIIATLAMAAGVLWTQPAMAHSFWVLLNESLTHPPGHVTSLLGFGHVLPLDDLLTSEAGVIRIKSYVLVDPKGQSSDLGLPDPAVPPIKPTPTGLTVQQGDLGLRKIALTDKVGPGTYQVVAASEPLFFTVYLDDKGQQAMAPKPMDAIANLGKVISSIKYQSYAKAFFGIKKWTEPKALGHELEIVPLDDLSNVRKNDLVRFKVTYKGQPLTASPAAIPTLTCESNAFGQPDKFHLAAYVIDGVAQFRMPAAGQWLANIYYHQRVADGQKDLAGKCTDVYIAASVGFTVKP, via the coding sequence ATGAAAAAAATCATCGCGACGCTGGCCATGGCCGCCGGCGTGTTGTGGACCCAGCCAGCCATGGCCCACAGCTTTTGGGTGCTGCTCAACGAGTCGTTGACCCATCCGCCGGGGCATGTCACCAGCCTGCTGGGCTTTGGCCACGTCCTGCCGCTGGATGATCTGCTGACCAGCGAGGCCGGCGTGATCAGGATCAAAAGCTACGTCCTGGTCGACCCCAAGGGCCAGAGCTCGGACCTGGGCCTGCCCGATCCGGCCGTGCCGCCGATCAAGCCCACGCCAACGGGCCTGACCGTGCAGCAGGGTGACCTGGGCCTGCGCAAGATCGCCCTCACCGACAAGGTCGGGCCGGGGACGTATCAGGTCGTGGCCGCCTCCGAGCCGCTTTTCTTCACCGTTTACCTCGACGACAAGGGCCAGCAGGCCATGGCCCCCAAACCCATGGACGCCATCGCCAACCTGGGCAAGGTCATCTCGTCGATCAAATATCAGTCCTACGCCAAGGCCTTCTTTGGCATCAAGAAATGGACCGAGCCCAAGGCCCTGGGCCACGAACTGGAGATCGTCCCCCTGGATGACCTCTCCAACGTGCGGAAAAACGACCTGGTGCGCTTCAAGGTGACCTACAAAGGCCAGCCCCTGACCGCCAGCCCCGCCGCCATCCCGACCCTGACCTGCGAAAGCAACGCCTTCGGCCAACCCGACAAATTCCATTTGGCCGCCTATGTCATCGACGGCGTGGCCCAGTTCCGCATGCCGGCGGCCGGCCAGTGGTTGGCCAACATCTATTATCACCAGCGCGTGGCGGACGGGCAAAAAGACCTGGCCGGCAAATGCACCGACGTCTACATCGCCGCCTCCGTGGGCTTCACCGTGAAACCGTAG
- a CDS encoding DUF4198 domain-containing protein, which yields MKKAFSCSIAALIALCLAGPAMSHGLWVNAYHNNIHAPGHVLACIGFGHLAPLDDLLTTKHGALSLSSYILVDPNNATTELPKPKCDISTIKTKAGVDVITGELGVCKMALKKESLEGTYQVAAAGKDAFFSMWIGADGKSVSGMIPMDEIENPRKILMSMQYKSNAKTSFAVGKWTGPSKLGYDLEITPVSDLSRVKVGDVVEFEVTFMGKPLSAGVDGMFSLTGISGSFGASDKTFLMSYLENGRCAFRMPAAGQWLMQARMQEDVARRADLSALKGKCMTIHYASSYTFHVQP from the coding sequence ATGAAAAAGGCGTTTTCATGCTCAATCGCGGCGCTCATTGCCTTGTGCCTGGCCGGGCCGGCCATGTCCCATGGCCTTTGGGTGAACGCCTACCACAACAACATTCACGCTCCGGGTCACGTGCTGGCCTGCATCGGTTTCGGTCATTTGGCTCCCCTGGACGATCTTTTGACGACAAAGCACGGCGCCCTGTCACTTTCCTCTTATATTCTTGTCGATCCCAACAATGCGACAACCGAACTCCCCAAGCCCAAATGCGATATCTCGACCATCAAAACCAAGGCCGGGGTTGATGTGATAACCGGCGAGCTTGGCGTCTGCAAGATGGCCCTGAAAAAGGAGTCGCTGGAGGGAACCTATCAAGTGGCAGCCGCGGGCAAAGACGCTTTTTTTTCCATGTGGATCGGCGCCGATGGCAAGAGCGTCTCGGGGATGATTCCCATGGACGAAATCGAAAATCCGCGCAAAATACTCATGAGCATGCAATACAAATCCAATGCCAAAACATCGTTTGCTGTGGGTAAGTGGACAGGGCCGTCCAAGCTGGGTTACGACTTGGAGATAACGCCGGTGAGCGACCTTTCCCGCGTGAAGGTCGGCGATGTAGTGGAGTTCGAAGTCACCTTCATGGGCAAGCCTCTTTCAGCCGGCGTTGACGGCATGTTCTCCTTGACCGGCATAAGCGGCTCCTTTGGCGCTTCCGACAAGACCTTTCTGATGTCTTATCTGGAAAACGGGCGCTGCGCGTTCCGCATGCCGGCGGCCGGGCAATGGTTGATGCAGGCGCGCATGCAGGAGGACGTCGCCCGCCGGGCCGACTTGTCCGCGTTGAAGGGCAAATGCATGACGATACATTACGCCAGCAGCTACACTTTCCACGTGCAGCCCTGA
- a CDS encoding TonB-dependent receptor — MWCSDQRVRLAGLVFCLLVFAFGSTHASAQEIADNGADELASYKLEQISVTAQKKEENLQDVPESISVISAQDLEDAHVSDTTELYQVVPNFFSASTGNRAFSSSLFKMRGMGNLYEGDSAVSIYIDDMPVLDSHFFSFPLDNVERIEVLRGPQGSLYGMNTEAGVINIVTKQPGNDLAGTAGVEYGSYDRYKSNISASGPLVKDQLFAGISLLAEAASGDFDNKFSGNDLNGWRTFMGGANLRWIASERMEIRFGVTADHNDDGQWLWAVKDRNAYNSIWKTGLDKYDVSIDDEGFARNQSDKESLRVKYSTPWGAITSITSRMARTDDVGGDLDCTSLDYMSFTQAQETQQYSQEVRVNSPDDETKFSWVAGLFFAKKDSDYEQIFDFGKDYFMSYDQITNATYEDETYAVFGQSTYRLIGGKLGLTAGLRYEHDTRYIQRKRVYSLGGMTMALNNSLLGRMASQYSGEYALDTSFDSLLPRFALDYRVNPALMIYFSAALGYKAGGFSSISNDPDKSSYDPEYAWTYEVGIKSTLLQERMMLNLSCFYTKVDDYQDRIVVDNIVTMKNAAKATIYGGEAEVRYKPLSGLDLIASLGLLHAEYDDYRDMSSGVAVSFDGNAIALTPDMQYHLAAQYRFESGLYFRADVTGVGELYFTRENADRLSQGAYEIVKAKVGYETELMDLYVFVDNLLDEYYFTQLNNISGYMVPGVHEAGFVGAPRIFGVIGKIRF, encoded by the coding sequence ATGTGGTGTAGTGATCAGCGTGTAAGGCTAGCTGGTTTGGTGTTTTGCCTTTTGGTTTTCGCCTTTGGCTCAACACACGCATCAGCCCAGGAAATTGCTGACAATGGCGCGGATGAATTAGCCTCATACAAGCTTGAGCAGATATCCGTCACTGCCCAAAAAAAAGAAGAAAACCTACAGGACGTGCCCGAGAGCATATCGGTTATTTCCGCCCAAGACCTGGAAGACGCCCATGTCTCGGATACTACCGAGCTTTACCAGGTCGTGCCCAACTTTTTTTCAGCGAGTACGGGTAATCGCGCGTTCAGTTCATCGTTGTTCAAGATGCGCGGCATGGGCAACTTGTACGAAGGTGATTCAGCGGTCAGCATATATATCGATGACATGCCAGTTTTAGACTCCCACTTCTTTTCGTTTCCTTTAGATAACGTTGAGCGCATAGAAGTCCTGCGCGGGCCTCAGGGAAGCCTCTATGGGATGAATACCGAAGCTGGGGTCATAAACATTGTCACCAAACAACCTGGTAATGATTTGGCGGGGACGGCCGGCGTGGAGTACGGCAGCTATGATCGATACAAAAGCAACATATCAGCCAGTGGCCCCCTGGTTAAAGATCAATTATTCGCCGGGATTTCCTTGCTGGCCGAAGCGGCGAGCGGTGATTTTGACAACAAATTCAGCGGCAATGATCTGAACGGGTGGCGGACTTTCATGGGCGGCGCCAATCTGCGATGGATTGCCTCCGAGCGCATGGAGATCAGGTTTGGCGTCACGGCGGACCACAACGACGATGGCCAGTGGCTTTGGGCCGTCAAAGACAGAAACGCCTATAATTCCATATGGAAAACTGGCCTGGACAAGTATGACGTCTCCATTGACGATGAAGGTTTCGCTCGAAACCAGAGCGATAAGGAGTCCTTGCGTGTCAAGTACAGCACGCCTTGGGGCGCCATTACCTCCATAACCTCGCGCATGGCCAGGACGGATGATGTCGGCGGCGATCTTGATTGCACTTCGCTCGATTACATGTCTTTCACGCAAGCTCAAGAGACCCAGCAGTATTCACAGGAAGTCAGAGTAAACTCTCCCGACGATGAAACAAAATTCAGCTGGGTAGCCGGACTGTTTTTTGCCAAAAAAGATTCTGATTATGAGCAGATATTCGATTTTGGCAAGGACTATTTCATGAGTTACGATCAGATTACCAATGCGACATACGAAGACGAAACATATGCCGTATTTGGCCAATCTACCTATCGTTTAATCGGGGGAAAACTGGGCCTGACCGCCGGTTTGCGGTATGAACACGACACACGTTATATACAACGCAAGCGCGTCTATTCCCTTGGGGGAATGACCATGGCCCTCAACAATTCCCTGCTGGGTCGAATGGCGTCCCAATACAGTGGCGAATACGCCCTAGACACCAGCTTTGATTCCCTTTTGCCCAGATTCGCCTTGGATTACCGCGTCAATCCGGCGCTGATGATCTATTTCAGCGCGGCCTTGGGATACAAAGCCGGCGGTTTCAGCAGCATATCCAACGATCCAGACAAGTCGTCTTATGATCCGGAATACGCCTGGACATACGAGGTCGGTATCAAAAGCACTCTTTTGCAAGAAAGGATGATGCTCAACCTTAGCTGCTTTTACACCAAGGTTGACGATTACCAAGATCGCATAGTGGTGGACAATATTGTCACCATGAAGAACGCGGCCAAGGCCACAATATATGGCGGTGAGGCCGAGGTCCGTTACAAGCCGCTATCAGGACTTGATCTGATCGCATCATTGGGTCTGTTGCATGCGGAATACGACGACTACCGTGACATGTCCTCCGGTGTTGCTGTCAGTTTTGACGGCAACGCCATCGCTCTGACCCCAGACATGCAATATCATTTGGCCGCGCAATACAGGTTTGAATCAGGGCTCTATTTTAGGGCTGATGTAACTGGTGTAGGTGAACTATATTTCACCAGGGAGAATGCGGATAGGCTGAGCCAAGGGGCCTATGAAATCGTCAAGGCAAAGGTCGGTTACGAAACGGAATTGATGGATCTGTACGTTTTTGTTGATAACTTGTTGGATGAATATTATTTCACCCAATTGAACAATATCTCGGGCTACATGGTGCCCGGCGTGCATGAGGCCGGGTTCGTTGGCGCGCCGAGGATTTTCGGCGTCATCGGCAAGATTCGCTTCTAG
- a CDS encoding helix-turn-helix transcriptional regulator, with product MRGGTATLFFSPEQVFVRQVEPGEMLQNIIVKIPLAKTYHSLENDALETAIQNEDIHLDNRQLCPGLRATLLQLFRCGLHGTARRLFLEGAIMQFLAHWIQEDKRFRREGVVALAPDEADRIWAARQILMKDICSPPSLVELAMAVGLTHTRLNMGFRAIFGSTVFEYLRTQRLDRARLLIMEGRKNMTEIAYETGFSTSSHFTYAFRKQYGIAPTQYK from the coding sequence GTGCGCGGCGGCACGGCGACCCTGTTTTTTTCCCCGGAACAGGTATTCGTGAGGCAGGTTGAACCTGGTGAAATGCTGCAAAACATCATCGTTAAAATCCCTCTGGCCAAAACCTACCATTCTCTGGAAAACGATGCGCTAGAGACAGCGATACAAAACGAAGACATTCATTTGGACAATCGGCAGCTTTGCCCGGGCCTTCGCGCGACTCTTCTTCAGTTGTTCCGCTGCGGACTGCATGGGACAGCGCGGCGTCTTTTTCTTGAGGGAGCCATCATGCAGTTTCTGGCTCACTGGATCCAGGAAGATAAACGATTTCGGCGTGAAGGAGTTGTCGCGCTTGCGCCGGACGAAGCGGACAGGATTTGGGCGGCGAGACAGATACTTATGAAGGATATTTGCAGCCCGCCTTCCCTAGTTGAGCTGGCAATGGCCGTGGGCCTTACTCACACTAGGCTGAACATGGGATTCAGAGCTATCTTTGGCAGTACTGTTTTTGAATATCTGCGCACTCAGCGTTTGGATAGAGCAAGGTTATTGATAATGGAAGGCCGAAAAAATATGACTGAAATCGCCTATGAGACCGGGTTTTCCACTTCAAGTCATTTTACCTATGCCTTTCGCAAACAATATGGTATAGCGCCGACTCAATACAAATAA
- a CDS encoding IS481 family transposase produces MTTEKKVARRKLSLLELAGELSNVSRACKLMGYSRQQFYEIRRNFQTYGAQGLVDRLPGPKGPHPNRVEAEVEAAIMAYSLEYPTHGALRVSQQLALRGVQVSSGGVRGVWSRHEMLTRHERLLRLEQSVRAQDIQLSDEQIRALERFSPEFRDRHIEARHTGALVAVDTFFVGALKGVGKVYLQSVIDCHSRHAWGRLYTSKLPVTAVHVLNEEVLPCFEAHDAVIETVLSDNGREFCGRPDQHPYELFLQLEGIEHRTTRVRRPQSNGFVERLHRTLLDEHFRIKGRQKWYETLDEMQADLDEYLRHYNHERAHQGRNMNGRTPSQAFLEGLPGRKKPKEKASQKAA; encoded by the coding sequence ATGACCACGGAGAAGAAGGTAGCACGAAGGAAGCTGAGTCTGCTAGAGCTTGCTGGGGAATTGAGCAACGTCAGCCGGGCCTGCAAACTGATGGGCTACTCGCGGCAGCAGTTTTACGAGATTCGGCGCAATTTCCAGACCTACGGCGCACAGGGCCTTGTGGACCGTTTGCCCGGCCCCAAGGGGCCGCATCCCAATCGTGTGGAAGCGGAGGTTGAGGCGGCGATCATGGCTTACAGCCTGGAGTATCCGACCCACGGAGCGCTTCGCGTGTCGCAGCAATTGGCCCTTCGCGGCGTGCAAGTGAGTTCCGGCGGCGTGCGAGGCGTGTGGAGTCGCCACGAGATGCTCACGCGGCACGAGCGTCTTTTGCGTCTCGAGCAATCGGTTCGCGCCCAGGACATTCAACTCAGCGACGAGCAGATTCGGGCTTTGGAGCGCTTCAGCCCGGAGTTTCGCGACCGCCACATCGAGGCCCGGCACACCGGGGCCCTGGTGGCGGTGGACACGTTTTTCGTTGGCGCGCTCAAGGGCGTGGGCAAGGTGTATCTACAATCGGTCATCGACTGCCACAGCCGCCACGCCTGGGGTCGCCTGTACACCAGCAAGCTTCCGGTCACGGCGGTGCATGTGCTCAACGAGGAAGTGCTGCCGTGCTTTGAGGCCCACGACGCGGTGATTGAGACGGTGCTTTCGGACAATGGGCGAGAGTTTTGCGGCCGGCCAGACCAGCATCCGTATGAGCTGTTTCTGCAGCTTGAGGGGATCGAACACCGCACCACCAGGGTGCGTCGGCCTCAGAGCAATGGCTTCGTGGAACGGCTTCACCGGACGCTCTTGGACGAGCATTTCCGGATCAAGGGCCGTCAGAAATGGTATGAAACCTTGGATGAGATGCAGGCCGACTTGGATGAGTATCTGCGCCATTACAACCATGAGCGGGCGCACCAGGGCCGGAACATGAACGGCAGGACGCCGAGTCAGGCTTTCCTGGAGGGCCTGCCCGGGCGTAAGAAGCCCAAGGAAAAGGCGTCCCAAAAGGCCGCCTAA
- a CDS encoding DUF1302 family protein has protein sequence MKFGAPVKIIGMLAVLLLIFSTTQAMALASKLDDIADDDLDLVLDGFELKGAENEIDRSIDFIENSSDLLGGELTQRHDNAPEWLRIGGSLAVASAVSLCSHEAPPDQIDLQGLSKFRTELDLTADVEIKEGWRARLSGQTYYDWAYAVRGRQNFTDQMLEAYENELELGEAWLQGSLVAGLDVKFGRQIVVWGKSDNIRVTDVLNPLDNREPGMTDIEDLRLPTTMTRLDYILGNWIITGLVVHEIRFGKFPVYGSDYYSASRCLPAEVTPPFGLESQEYGLALSSNFNGWDMALYGAYIYDDDSLYRYSIYLTLPPLAG, from the coding sequence ATGAAATTTGGCGCGCCGGTGAAAATTATCGGCATGCTGGCCGTATTGCTTCTAATCTTTTCCACAACGCAGGCCATGGCTTTGGCGTCAAAGCTAGATGATATTGCGGACGATGATCTCGATTTGGTTTTGGATGGATTTGAGTTAAAAGGAGCCGAAAATGAAATAGATCGATCGATTGATTTCATTGAAAATTCTTCCGATTTACTTGGCGGAGAATTAACACAAAGGCATGACAATGCCCCTGAGTGGTTACGAATTGGTGGATCACTGGCTGTGGCCAGCGCCGTAAGCTTGTGTTCTCATGAAGCGCCGCCAGATCAGATTGATTTGCAGGGACTTTCCAAATTTCGCACCGAGCTTGATCTGACGGCAGATGTGGAGATAAAGGAAGGCTGGCGAGCCAGATTGAGTGGGCAGACATATTACGATTGGGCATATGCAGTACGTGGACGACAAAACTTCACGGATCAGATGTTGGAAGCCTATGAGAATGAGCTGGAATTGGGTGAAGCCTGGCTTCAAGGTTCGCTCGTTGCGGGGTTGGATGTCAAGTTTGGCCGCCAGATTGTGGTTTGGGGAAAATCAGACAATATTCGTGTCACGGACGTGCTGAATCCCTTGGATAATCGTGAGCCTGGCATGACCGATATAGAGGATCTTCGTTTGCCGACGACCATGACTAGACTCGATTATATATTGGGCAATTGGATTATCACCGGGCTGGTAGTCCATGAAATACGCTTCGGCAAATTTCCCGTTTACGGCAGTGACTATTACAGCGCATCGCGCTGCCTACCAGCGGAAGTAACTCCGCCGTTTGGGCTGGAAAGCCAGGAATATGGTTTGGCTTTATCAAGCAATTTCAATGGGTGGGACATGGCTCTTTATGGAGCCTACATCTATGATGATGACAGCCTGTACAGATATAGTATTTACCTGACACTGCCGCCCCTGGCGGGGTGA